The following proteins are co-located in the Acidimicrobiales bacterium genome:
- a CDS encoding ribosome maturation factor RimP → MYIQNQKLHDLLDPEITAMGFELLGIELSNNGSASFLRIYIDNYEGINIDDCVLVSQQLTGLLDVNNPI, encoded by the coding sequence ATGTATATACAGAATCAAAAATTACACGATTTATTAGACCCGGAAATTACTGCAATGGGTTTTGAATTACTTGGTATAGAATTATCTAATAATGGCAGCGCCTCATTCTTAAGAATTTATATAGATAATTATGAAGGTATAAACATAGATGATTGCGTGTTAGTAAGCCAGCAACTTACAGGATTATTGGATGTAAATAATCCAATTAA